The proteins below come from a single Fusobacterium nucleatum genomic window:
- the dusB gene encoding tRNA dihydrouridine synthase DusB, with the protein MKKIYIAPIAGVTDYTFRGILEDFKPDLIFTEMVSVNALSVLNDKTISKILKLREGNAVQIFGEDIEKIKASAKYIENLGVKHINLNCGCPMKKIVNCGYGAALVREPEKIKRILSEIKSLLNDDTKLSVKIRIGYKEPENYIQIGKIAEEIGCDHITVHGRTREQLYSGKADWKYIKEVKDNISIPVIGNGDIFTGEDALEKISYSNVDGVMLARGIFGNPWLIRDIREILKYGEIKTPTTKEDKINMAIEHLKRIRVDNDNKFIFDVRKHISWYLKGIKNCAEAKRKINTISDYDEIIKILEEMLY; encoded by the coding sequence ATGAAAAAAATTTATATAGCTCCTATTGCAGGGGTTACAGATTATACATTTAGAGGAATACTTGAAGATTTTAAACCTGATTTAATATTCACAGAGATGGTAAGTGTTAATGCACTTTCAGTTTTAAATGATAAGACTATTTCAAAAATTTTAAAATTAAGAGAAGGTAATGCAGTTCAAATTTTTGGAGAAGATATTGAAAAAATAAAAGCAAGTGCAAAGTATATAGAAAATTTAGGAGTAAAACATATTAATTTAAATTGTGGTTGTCCTATGAAAAAAATTGTAAATTGTGGGTACGGAGCAGCTTTAGTTAGAGAACCAGAAAAAATAAAAAGAATATTATCAGAAATAAAATCACTTTTAAATGATGACACAAAACTTTCTGTAAAAATTAGAATAGGATATAAAGAGCCAGAAAATTATATTCAAATTGGGAAAATAGCAGAAGAAATTGGTTGTGATCATATAACTGTCCACGGAAGAACAAGAGAACAATTATATTCAGGAAAAGCAGATTGGAAATATATTAAAGAGGTTAAAGATAATATTTCTATACCTGTTATAGGAAATGGGGATATTTTTACTGGGGAAGATGCTTTGGAAAAAATATCTTATTCAAATGTTGATGGTGTTATGTTAGCAAGAGGAATTTTTGGAAATCCTTGGCTTATTAGAGATATTAGAGAAATTTTAAAATATGGAGAAATAAAAACACCAACTACAAAAGAAGATAAAATTAATATGGCAATAGAACATTTAAAAAGGATAAGAGTTGATAATGATAATAAATTTATTTTTGATGTAAGAAAGCATATTTCTTGGTATTTAAAGGGTATAAAAAATTGTGCAGAGGCAAAAAGAAAAATAAATACTATAAGTGATTATGATGAAATTATAAAAATATTAGAAGAAATGCTTTACTAA
- the mutS gene encoding DNA mismatch repair protein MutS has product MSADTPLMQQYKKIKEEYPNEILMYRLGDFYEMFFEDAKIASKELGLTLTKRNKEKGQDVPLAGVPYHSVASYIAKLVEKGYSIAICDQVEDPKSATGIVKREVTRVITPGTIIDVDFLDKNNNNYIACIKINTTENVAAIAYADITTGEFSVFEIKGKNFFEKALAEINKIQASEILLDEKTYSEYIKLLEERISFTGVKFTKVTNVKKAENYLTSYFDIMSIDVFSLKSKDLAISASANLLHYIDELQKGNELPFNKIEYKNIDNIMELNISTQNNLNLVPKKNEEAKGTLLGVLDDCVTSVGSRELKKIIKNPFLDIEKIKQRQFYVDYFYNDVLLRENVREYLKDIYDVERIAGKIIYGTENGKDLLSLKDSIRKSLETYRLLKEHQEIKDLLDIDVKILLDIYNKIELIIDTEAPFSVREGGIIKDGYNSELDELRKISKLGKDFILEIEQRERERTGIKGLKIKYNKVFGYFIEVTKANEHLVPEDYIRKQTLVNSERYIVPDLKEYEEKVITAKSKIEALEYELFKQLTSEIKEHIDSLYKLANRIANLDIVSNFAHIATKNSYVKPEINEEDILEIKGGRHPIVETLIASGTYVKNDIVLDDKNNLIILTGPNMSGKSTYMKQVALNIIMAHIGSYVAADYAKIPIVDKIFTRVGASDDLLTGQSTFMLEMTEVASILNNATNKSFIVLDEIGRGTSTYDGISIATAITEYIHNNIGAKTIFATHYHELTELEKELERAINFRVEVKEDGKNVVFLREIVKGGADKSYGIEVARLSGVPKEVLNRSNKILKKLETRKNLIENKIKAEQMILFGNGFEEENEEEVEILSENESKVLELLKNMDLNSISPLESLLKLNELKKILVGGTDE; this is encoded by the coding sequence ATGTCAGCAGACACACCTTTGATGCAACAATATAAAAAAATAAAAGAGGAATACCCAAATGAAATCTTAATGTATAGATTGGGAGATTTCTATGAAATGTTTTTTGAAGATGCTAAGATAGCTTCAAAAGAATTAGGACTTACTCTTACAAAAAGAAACAAAGAAAAAGGGCAAGATGTCCCTTTAGCAGGAGTTCCATATCATTCAGTGGCATCATATATAGCAAAATTGGTTGAAAAAGGTTATAGTATTGCTATTTGTGATCAAGTGGAAGATCCTAAATCTGCAACAGGAATTGTAAAAAGAGAGGTGACAAGAGTCATAACTCCTGGAACAATAATTGATGTAGATTTTTTAGATAAAAATAATAATAATTATATTGCCTGTATAAAAATAAATACAACAGAAAATGTAGCTGCAATAGCTTATGCTGATATAACAACAGGAGAATTTTCAGTTTTTGAAATAAAGGGAAAAAATTTCTTTGAAAAAGCATTAGCAGAAATAAATAAAATACAGGCAAGTGAAATTTTACTTGATGAAAAAACATATTCTGAATATATAAAGTTATTAGAAGAAAGAATATCTTTTACAGGAGTTAAATTTACAAAGGTTACCAATGTAAAAAAAGCTGAGAATTATTTAACTTCATATTTTGATATTATGTCTATTGATGTATTTTCTTTAAAATCAAAAGATTTAGCAATTTCAGCCTCTGCAAATCTTTTACATTATATTGATGAATTACAAAAGGGAAATGAATTACCTTTTAACAAGATAGAATATAAAAATATTGACAATATAATGGAATTAAATATAAGTACACAAAATAACTTAAATCTAGTACCTAAAAAAAATGAAGAGGCCAAAGGAACTCTATTAGGAGTTTTAGATGATTGTGTAACTTCTGTTGGAAGTAGAGAACTTAAGAAAATTATAAAAAATCCTTTTTTGGATATTGAAAAAATTAAGCAAAGGCAATTTTATGTGGATTATTTCTATAATGATGTACTTTTAAGAGAAAATGTAAGAGAGTATTTAAAAGATATCTATGATGTTGAAAGAATAGCAGGAAAAATAATTTATGGTACAGAAAATGGAAAGGATTTATTATCTTTAAAAGATTCTATAAGGAAATCATTAGAAACTTATAGACTTTTAAAAGAACATCAAGAGATAAAAGATCTTTTAGATATAGATGTTAAAATCCTTTTAGATATATATAATAAAATAGAATTAATTATTGATACTGAAGCACCTTTTTCAGTTAGGGAAGGTGGAATTATAAAAGATGGATATAATTCAGAATTGGATGAGCTTAGAAAAATATCTAAATTAGGAAAAGATTTTATACTTGAAATAGAACAAAGAGAAAGAGAAAGAACAGGTATAAAAGGCTTAAAAATTAAATATAATAAAGTATTTGGATACTTTATTGAGGTTACTAAGGCAAATGAGCATTTAGTCCCTGAAGATTATATTAGAAAACAAACACTAGTAAATAGTGAAAGATATATAGTTCCTGATTTAAAAGAATATGAAGAAAAAGTTATCACAGCTAAAAGCAAGATAGAAGCCTTAGAGTATGAATTATTTAAACAACTTACTTCTGAAATTAAAGAACATATAGATAGTTTATATAAATTGGCAAATAGAATAGCAAATTTAGATATAGTTTCAAATTTTGCACATATAGCAACAAAAAATTCTTATGTTAAACCAGAAATAAATGAAGAAGACATTTTAGAAATTAAAGGAGGTAGACATCCAATAGTTGAAACTTTAATTGCTAGTGGAACTTATGTTAAAAATGATATTGTTTTAGATGATAAAAATAATTTAATTATTTTGACGGGTCCTAATATGTCTGGAAAATCTACTTATATGAAACAAGTAGCTTTGAATATAATAATGGCACATATAGGAAGCTATGTAGCAGCAGACTATGCTAAAATTCCTATTGTGGATAAAATTTTTACAAGAGTTGGAGCAAGTGATGATTTACTAACAGGACAATCTACTTTTATGCTAGAAATGACAGAGGTTGCAAGTATTTTAAATAATGCAACAAACAAATCTTTTATAGTTTTAGATGAAATTGGTAGAGGAACTTCAACTTATGATGGTATTTCAATAGCAACAGCTATAACAGAATATATTCATAATAATATAGGTGCAAAAACAATATTTGCAACTCACTATCATGAACTTACTGAACTTGAAAAAGAACTTGAAAGAGCTATTAATTTTAGAGTTGAGGTAAAAGAAGATGGTAAAAATGTTGTTTTTTTAAGAGAAATAGTAAAAGGTGGAGCAGATAAATCTTATGGAATAGAGGTTGCTAGATTATCTGGTGTTCCAAAAGAGGTTTTAAATCGTTCAAATAAAATTTTAAAAAAATTGGAAACCAGAAAAAATTTAATAGAAAATAAAATAAAAGCAGAGCAAATGATACTTTTTGGAAATGGTTTTGAAGAAGAAAATGAGGAAGAAGTGGAAATCTTATCTGAAAATGAAAGTAAAGTTTTAGAATTATTGAAAAATATGGACTTAAATTCTATAAGTCCTTTGGAAAGTTTATTAAAATTAAATGAATTGAAAAAAATTCTTGTCGGAGGAACTGATGAGTAA
- a CDS encoding LptA/OstA family protein, with amino-acid sequence MSKKKIIYIVLGVVALVLVYFNYYGSDKEVGDIKKIVETINAVYESDDYHVEAEKEIDYLDEKESKFEKAKAIIQGMILSGDNVFLDKNKNLTLDTNILGISPNGWEIKASELKFNKEAKELVSTKPMYAKNEEKGVEILANKFKTTISMDNITLEDGVVIKNKLFSILADKANYNNNTKIITLEGNIKLSNRIGEIGDINTLKDVKSLENTSNNKKEKEMSGTFSKVYFDLNERNLYATDGFDLKYDEVRLKGKNIVLNETTQSLKVTDDVKFTYQDYVFDVSYIEKEPNSDIINIYGKIKGGNPVYSVLADKGEYNVNDRKIRIFGNVDITSTKGEKLNLDNFVYSSETKEADMYGNKIKYTSSTNNLEAEYIHYSTVTKEITTDKPFDSWNEKGEGITGTNIVYNLGTKDFYSKENITVKNKDYGLTTKNVTYKEDTGILSAPEPYVIKSIDETSTINGKSITYNKKTGELTSPGEIILNNKGTIMKGHDLVYNNISGLGKLQGPIPFENKEDKMSGTAKEIIIKKGDYVDLIGPIKVKQDTTNMLVDNARYSYKDGLVHVNTPVKFNDSVKSMVGSVNSATYSPKDSILKGTNFNMKEPDRSAKAQNIVLYNKENRRLELIGNAYLSSGKDNISGPKIVYYLDTKDAETPTNSIIHYDQYTVKSTYGKVNKESGEIFVKNADVKSLDGNDFSSNQAKGNINDVVHFTGNVKGKSTQKEGDVYFTGDKVDLYMGKVNDKYEAKKVIVDTKSTFTQLNRKIVSNYMELDLIKKEIYAKDRPILTIDDGEKGNTLVKADDVTAYIDKELIKLNKNVYVKNINEKKEETVLTAERGTVTKQMADVYDRVKIVTKDSVTTANEGHYDMVNRKIRAKGNVHVDYTGDKSASTMFNDMASTKKK; translated from the coding sequence ATGAGTAAGAAAAAAATAATATATATTGTTTTAGGAGTAGTAGCCTTAGTGCTTGTGTATTTTAACTATTATGGTTCTGATAAAGAAGTTGGAGATATAAAAAAAATAGTAGAAACTATTAATGCAGTTTATGAAAGTGATGATTATCATGTAGAAGCTGAAAAAGAAATTGACTATTTAGATGAAAAAGAAAGTAAATTTGAGAAAGCTAAGGCTATAATACAAGGAATGATATTAAGTGGAGACAATGTTTTTCTTGATAAAAATAAAAACTTAACTTTGGATACTAATATTTTAGGAATAAGTCCAAATGGTTGGGAGATTAAAGCTTCTGAATTAAAGTTCAATAAGGAAGCAAAAGAACTTGTTTCTACAAAACCTATGTATGCAAAGAATGAAGAAAAGGGAGTAGAAATCTTAGCAAATAAATTTAAGACAACTATTTCTATGGACAATATAACCTTAGAAGATGGGGTAGTAATTAAAAATAAATTATTTTCTATTTTAGCTGATAAAGCAAATTATAATAATAACACTAAAATAATAACACTTGAAGGAAATATTAAACTATCAAATAGGATAGGAGAAATTGGAGATATCAATACTCTTAAAGATGTAAAATCTCTTGAAAACACTTCTAATAATAAAAAAGAAAAAGAAATGTCAGGAACTTTTTCAAAAGTTTATTTTGACTTAAATGAAAGAAATCTATATGCAACAGATGGTTTTGATTTAAAATATGATGAAGTTAGATTAAAAGGTAAAAATATAGTTTTAAATGAAACAACACAAAGTCTTAAAGTAACAGATGATGTAAAATTTACATACCAAGATTATGTTTTTGATGTTAGTTATATTGAAAAAGAACCTAATAGTGATATAATAAATATCTATGGGAAAATTAAAGGTGGAAATCCTGTTTATTCTGTGTTAGCAGATAAAGGTGAATATAATGTTAATGATAGGAAAATAAGAATTTTTGGAAATGTTGATATAACTTCTACAAAAGGTGAAAAATTAAATTTAGATAATTTTGTATATTCAAGTGAAACAAAAGAAGCTGACATGTATGGAAATAAAATTAAATATACTTCATCTACAAATAATTTGGAAGCAGAATATATACATTATAGTACAGTTACAAAAGAAATTACAACAGATAAACCTTTTGATTCTTGGAATGAAAAAGGTGAAGGAATAACAGGAACAAATATTGTATATAATTTAGGAACTAAGGATTTTTATTCAAAAGAAAATATTACTGTAAAGAATAAAGATTATGGTTTAACAACCAAGAATGTAACATACAAGGAGGACACAGGAATTTTATCTGCACCTGAACCTTATGTTATAAAGTCTATTGATGAAACTTCTACTATTAATGGTAAGAGTATTACTTATAATAAAAAGACAGGGGAACTTACAAGTCCAGGTGAAATTATACTAAATAATAAAGGCACTATTATGAAAGGACATGATTTAGTATATAATAATATAAGTGGTTTAGGTAAACTTCAAGGACCTATTCCTTTTGAAAATAAAGAAGATAAAATGTCTGGAACAGCAAAAGAGATTATTATAAAAAAAGGTGATTATGTAGATTTAATTGGACCAATAAAAGTAAAACAAGATACAACAAATATGCTTGTAGATAATGCTAGATATTCATATAAAGATGGGTTAGTACATGTAAATACACCAGTAAAATTTAATGACTCTGTAAAGTCTATGGTTGGTTCTGTAAATTCTGCTACTTACAGTCCAAAAGACTCTATATTAAAGGGAACTAATTTTAATATGAAAGAACCAGATAGATCTGCAAAAGCACAAAATATAGTTCTATATAACAAGGAAAATAGAAGATTAGAACTAATTGGCAATGCTTATTTAAGCTCTGGTAAAGATAACATATCTGGACCAAAGATAGTATATTATCTTGATACTAAAGATGCAGAAACTCCTACAAATAGTATAATACATTATGATCAATATACTGTAAAATCCACTTATGGAAAAGTAAATAAAGAAAGTGGAGAAATTTTTGTTAAAAATGCAGATGTAAAGTCACTTGATGGAAATGATTTTTCTTCTAATCAAGCTAAGGGAAATATTAATGATGTAGTCCATTTTACAGGAAATGTAAAAGGTAAATCTACGCAAAAAGAAGGAGATGTTTACTTTACAGGAGATAAGGTAGATTTGTATATGGGTAAAGTTAATGATAAATATGAAGCTAAAAAAGTTATAGTTGATACAAAATCTACTTTTACACAGTTAAATAGAAAAATAGTATCTAACTATATGGAATTGGATTTAATAAAGAAAGAAATCTATGCAAAAGATAGACCTATATTAACAATAGATGATGGAGAAAAAGGAAATACCTTAGTTAAAGCAGATGATGTTACTGCCTATATAGATAAAGAATTAATAAAATTAAATAAAAATGTCTATGTAAAAAATATTAATGAGAAAAAAGAAGAAACTGTTTTAACTGCTGAGAGAGGTACTGTAACAAAACAAATGGCTGATGTATATGATAGAGTAAAAATTGTTACAAAAGATTCTGTTACAACTGCTAATGAAGGACATTATGATATGGTTAATAGAAAAATAAGAGCAAAAGGTAATGTCCATGTTGATTATACGGGAGATAAATCAGCAAGTACCATGTTTAATGATATGGCATCTACAAAGAAAAAATAA
- the lptB gene encoding LPS export ABC transporter ATP-binding protein, whose protein sequence is MISLSADSLVKTYKKRKVVDKVSLEVNKGEIVGLLGPNGAGKTTTFYMITGIVKPDSGEVMCAEQDITNLPMYKRADMGIGYLAQEPSVFRNLTVEENIEVVLEMKKISKKMQKETVDRLLEEFKLTHVRDSLGYSLSGGERRRIEIARTIANNPSFILLDEPFAGVDPIAVEDIQNIIRHLKKRDLGILITDHNVRETLSITDKSYIMAKGKVLLEGTPREIANNPEARRIYLGEKFRLD, encoded by the coding sequence ATGATAAGTTTAAGTGCTGATAGCCTTGTAAAAACATATAAAAAAAGAAAAGTTGTAGACAAGGTTAGCTTAGAAGTTAATAAAGGTGAAATTGTTGGACTTCTTGGACCAAATGGAGCAGGAAAAACAACAACTTTCTATATGATAACTGGAATAGTAAAACCAGATAGTGGAGAAGTTATGTGTGCAGAACAAGATATAACTAATTTACCTATGTATAAAAGAGCAGATATGGGTATAGGTTATCTTGCACAAGAGCCTTCTGTTTTTAGAAATTTAACGGTTGAAGAAAACATAGAAGTTGTACTTGAAATGAAAAAAATTTCTAAGAAAATGCAAAAAGAAACTGTGGATAGATTACTTGAAGAATTTAAACTAACTCATGTTAGAGATTCTTTGGGGTATTCTTTATCTGGTGGAGAAAGGAGAAGAATAGAAATTGCTAGAACAATAGCAAATAACCCAAGTTTTATATTGCTTGATGAACCTTTTGCTGGTGTTGATCCAATAGCTGTTGAAGATATACAAAATATTATAAGGCATCTAAAAAAAAGGGATTTAGGAATATTAATAACAGACCATAATGTAAGAGAAACTTTAAGTATTACAGACAAATCATATATTATGGCAAAGGGAAAAGTTTTATTGGAAGGAACGCCAAGAGAAATTGCAAATAACCCAGAAGCAAGAAGAATATATTTAGGGGAAAAATTTAGATTAGACTAA
- the alaS gene encoding alanine--tRNA ligase, whose translation MLTGNEIREKFIEFFMQKQHKHFESASLIPDDPTLLLTVAGMVPFKPYFLGQKEAPCPRVTTYQKCIRTNDLENVGRTARHHTFFEMLGNFSFGDYFKKEAIKWSWEFVTEVLKINKDKLWVTVFTTDDEAEKIWIEECNFPKERIVRMGESENWWSAGPTGSCGPCSEIHVDLGVQYGGDENSKIGDEGTDNRFIEIWNLVFTEWNRMEDGSLEPLPKKNIDTGAGLERIAAVVQGKINNFETDLLFPILEKAAKITGSQYGKNPEIDFSLKVITDHARAVTFLINDGVIPSNEGRGYILRRILRRAVRHGRLLGYKDLFMYKMVDKVVEKFEIAYPDLRKNLENIRKIVKIEEEKFSNTLDQGIQLVNQEIDNLLANGKNKLDGEISFKLYDTYGFPYELTEEIAEERGVTVLREEFEAKMEEQKEKARSAREVVMEKGQDSFIEEFYDKYGVTKFTGYEKTEDEGKLLSLRETKDGKYLLIFDKTSFYAESGGQVGDQGKIYSDNFVGKVLDVQKQKDIFIHTVEFEKGIAEENKTYKLVVDVVRRLDTAKNHTATHLLHKALREVVGTHVQQAGSLVDSEKLRFDFSHYEALTAEQLSKIEDIVNEKIREGIEVKVSHHSIEEAKKLGAMMLFGDKYGDVVRVVDVPDFSTELCGGTHIDNIGKIGLFKIVSEGGIAAGVRRIEAKTGYGAYLVEKEEADILKDIEKKLKATNSNLVEKVEKTLETLKDTEKELEVLKQKLALFETKSVISGMEEIGGVKVLVATFKDKSAEDLRTMIDTIKAENEKAIIVLASIEDKLAFAVGVTKTLTDKVKAGDLVKKLAEITGGKGGGRPDFAQAGGKDEEKLLDAFKEVRNIIEAKLL comes from the coding sequence ATGTTAACAGGTAATGAAATTAGGGAGAAGTTTATTGAATTTTTTATGCAAAAACAGCATAAACATTTTGAAAGTGCATCTTTGATACCAGATGATCCAACTTTACTTTTAACAGTAGCTGGAATGGTACCATTTAAACCATATTTCTTAGGGCAAAAAGAAGCACCTTGTCCAAGAGTAACAACTTATCAAAAATGTATAAGAACAAATGACTTGGAAAATGTTGGAAGAACTGCAAGACATCATACATTTTTTGAAATGCTGGGAAATTTCTCATTTGGAGACTATTTTAAAAAAGAAGCTATTAAATGGTCTTGGGAATTTGTAACAGAGGTATTGAAAATTAATAAAGATAAGCTTTGGGTTACAGTTTTTACAACTGATGATGAGGCAGAAAAAATTTGGATAGAAGAATGTAATTTTCCAAAAGAAAGAATAGTAAGAATGGGAGAAAGTGAAAACTGGTGGTCAGCAGGGCCTACTGGTTCTTGTGGACCTTGTTCTGAAATTCATGTTGATTTAGGAGTTCAATATGGTGGAGATGAAAATTCTAAAATTGGTGATGAAGGAACAGATAATCGTTTTATAGAAATTTGGAATTTGGTGTTCACTGAATGGAATAGAATGGAGGATGGAAGCTTAGAACCATTACCTAAAAAGAATATTGATACAGGTGCAGGTCTTGAAAGAATAGCAGCTGTTGTACAAGGTAAAATCAATAATTTTGAAACAGATTTATTATTTCCAATACTTGAAAAAGCTGCTAAAATTACAGGAAGTCAATATGGCAAAAATCCTGAAATAGATTTTTCATTAAAAGTTATAACAGACCATGCAAGAGCAGTAACTTTCTTAATAAATGATGGAGTTATACCATCAAATGAGGGAAGAGGATATATTCTAAGAAGAATTTTAAGAAGAGCAGTAAGACATGGAAGATTATTAGGTTATAAAGATTTATTTATGTATAAAATGGTGGATAAAGTTGTTGAAAAATTTGAAATAGCTTATCCAGATTTAAGAAAAAATTTAGAAAATATTAGAAAAATAGTAAAAATAGAAGAAGAAAAATTTTCTAATACTCTTGATCAAGGTATACAACTTGTAAATCAAGAAATTGATAATTTACTTGCTAATGGAAAAAATAAACTTGATGGAGAAATTTCATTTAAACTTTACGATACTTATGGTTTTCCTTATGAATTAACAGAAGAAATTGCAGAAGAAAGAGGAGTAACTGTATTAAGAGAAGAATTTGAAGCTAAAATGGAAGAACAAAAAGAAAAAGCTAGATCTGCAAGAGAAGTTGTAATGGAAAAAGGGCAAGATAGCTTTATTGAAGAATTTTATGATAAATACGGAGTAACAAAGTTTACAGGTTATGAAAAAACAGAAGATGAAGGAAAGCTTTTAAGCCTAAGAGAAACAAAAGATGGAAAATATTTATTGATTTTTGATAAAACATCTTTCTATGCAGAATCAGGAGGACAAGTAGGAGACCAAGGAAAAATTTATTCTGATAACTTTGTAGGAAAAGTTTTAGATGTACAAAAACAAAAAGATATATTTATCCATACTGTTGAATTTGAAAAAGGTATAGCCGAAGAAAATAAAACTTATAAATTAGTAGTAGATGTTGTAAGAAGGTTAGATACAGCTAAAAATCATACTGCAACTCACTTATTGCATAAGGCTTTAAGAGAAGTTGTAGGAACTCATGTACAACAAGCTGGTTCATTAGTTGATTCTGAAAAATTGAGATTTGATTTTAGTCATTATGAAGCATTGACAGCAGAACAACTTTCTAAAATTGAAGATATAGTAAATGAAAAAATTAGAGAAGGTATAGAAGTTAAAGTAAGTCATCATAGTATAGAAGAAGCTAAAAAACTTGGAGCTATGATGCTATTTGGTGATAAATATGGTGATGTAGTAAGAGTTGTAGATGTCCCTGATTTCTCAACTGAACTTTGTGGAGGAACACATATAGATAATATTGGAAAAATAGGCTTATTTAAAATAGTATCTGAGGGTGGTATTGCAGCAGGGGTTAGAAGAATAGAAGCTAAAACTGGATATGGAGCATATTTAGTTGAAAAAGAAGAAGCTGATATTTTAAAGGATATTGAAAAGAAATTAAAAGCAACTAATTCCAATTTAGTTGAAAAAGTAGAAAAAACATTAGAAACTTTAAAAGATACTGAAAAAGAATTAGAAGTATTAAAACAAAAACTTGCTTTATTTGAAACAAAATCTGTTATCTCTGGTATGGAAGAAATTGGTGGAGTCAAGGTATTAGTGGCTACATTTAAAGATAAGTCAGCAGAAGATTTAAGAACTATGATAGATACTATCAAAGCTGAAAATGAAAAGGCTATAATAGTTTTGGCAAGTATAGAAGATAAGTTAGCTTTTGCAGTTGGAGTAACAAAGACTTTAACTGATAAAGTAAAAGCAGGAGATTTAGTAAAGAAGCTAGCTGAAATAACTGGTGGAAAAGGTGGAGGAAGACCAGATTTCGCACAAGCTGGTGGAAAAGATGAAGAAAAACTTTTAGATGCCTTTAAAGAAGTCAGAAATATTATAGAAGCTAAATTATTATAA
- the ruvX gene encoding Holliday junction resolvase RuvX, protein MKRYIALDIGDVRIGVARSDIMGIIASPLETINRKRVKSVKRIAEICKENNTNLIVVGIPKSLNGEEKRQAEKVREYIEKLKKEIENLEIIEVDERFSTVIADKILKELNKNGAIEKRKVVDKVAASIILQTYLDMKK, encoded by the coding sequence ATGAAAAGATATATAGCACTTGATATTGGTGATGTAAGAATTGGAGTGGCAAGATCTGATATAATGGGAATAATTGCCTCTCCATTAGAAACTATAAATAGAAAAAGAGTAAAATCTGTTAAAAGAATTGCAGAGATTTGCAAGGAAAATAATACAAATTTAATAGTTGTAGGTATACCTAAAAGTCTTAATGGTGAAGAAAAAAGACAGGCAGAAAAGGTAAGAGAATATATTGAAAAATTAAAAAAAGAAATTGAAAATCTTGAAATAATTGAAGTAGATGAAAGATTTTCAACTGTAATAGCGGATAAAATTTTAAAAGAACTAAATAAAAATGGTGCTATTGAAAAAAGAAAGGTAGTGGATAAAGTTGCTGCCTCAATAATATTACAAACATATTTAGATATGAAAAAATAA